The Streptomyces sp. NBC_01353 genome contains a region encoding:
- the coaBC gene encoding bifunctional phosphopantothenoylcysteine decarboxylase/phosphopantothenate--cysteine ligase CoaBC has protein sequence MTKPKVVLGVSGGIAAYKACELLRRLTESGHDVRVVPTASALNFVGAATWSALSGNPVSTEVWESVHEVPHVRIGQAADLVVVAPATADMLAKAAHGLADDLLTNTLLTARCPVVFAPAMHTEMWEHPATQENVATLRRRGAVVIEPAVGRLTGVDTGKGRLPDPAEIFEVCRRILARGTAAPDLVGRHVVVSAGGTREPLDPVRYLGNRSSGKQGYALAKAAAARGARVTLVEANTGIPDPAGVDVVHVGTAIQLREAVLKAAADADAVVMAAAVADFRPAVYASGKIKKRDDVEAPTVELVRNPDILAEISADRALPGQLIVGFAAETDDVLANGREKLRRKGCDLLVVNEVGEHRTFGSEENEAVVLSADGTDTPVPYGPKEALAETVWDLVAPRLRPVPTENSGESPDRPEFTASAE, from the coding sequence GTGACCAAGCCGAAGGTCGTTCTGGGGGTCAGCGGCGGCATCGCCGCGTACAAGGCCTGTGAGCTGCTCCGGCGGCTGACCGAGTCCGGCCACGACGTACGCGTCGTGCCGACCGCCTCCGCCCTGAACTTCGTCGGCGCGGCCACCTGGTCCGCCCTCTCCGGCAACCCCGTCTCCACCGAGGTGTGGGAGTCCGTCCACGAGGTCCCGCACGTACGGATCGGGCAGGCCGCCGACCTCGTCGTCGTGGCCCCCGCCACCGCCGACATGCTCGCCAAGGCCGCCCACGGCCTCGCCGACGACCTCCTGACCAACACACTGCTCACCGCCCGCTGTCCGGTCGTCTTCGCCCCGGCGATGCACACCGAGATGTGGGAGCACCCGGCCACCCAGGAGAACGTGGCCACGCTGCGCCGCCGGGGCGCCGTCGTCATCGAGCCCGCCGTCGGCCGGCTGACCGGCGTCGACACCGGCAAGGGCCGGCTGCCCGACCCCGCCGAGATCTTCGAGGTCTGTCGTCGGATCCTCGCGCGCGGGACCGCCGCTCCCGACCTCGTCGGCCGCCATGTCGTGGTCAGCGCGGGCGGCACCCGTGAGCCCCTGGACCCGGTCCGCTACCTCGGCAACCGTTCCTCCGGGAAGCAGGGCTACGCCCTGGCCAAGGCCGCCGCGGCCCGAGGCGCCCGGGTCACCCTTGTCGAGGCCAACACCGGCATCCCGGACCCCGCCGGCGTCGACGTGGTCCACGTCGGCACCGCGATCCAGCTGCGCGAGGCCGTCCTCAAGGCGGCGGCCGACGCCGACGCCGTGGTCATGGCGGCGGCCGTCGCGGACTTCCGTCCGGCGGTCTACGCATCGGGGAAGATCAAGAAGCGGGACGACGTCGAGGCGCCGACCGTCGAGCTGGTCCGCAACCCCGACATCCTCGCCGAGATCTCCGCCGACCGGGCGCTTCCCGGCCAGCTGATCGTCGGCTTCGCCGCCGAGACCGACGACGTCCTCGCCAACGGCCGGGAGAAGCTCCGCCGCAAGGGCTGCGACCTGCTCGTGGTCAACGAGGTGGGGGAGCACAGGACCTTCGGATCCGAGGAGAACGAGGCCGTGGTGCTGAGCGCCGACGGCACCGACACGCCCGTACCGTACGGGCCGAAGGAAGCCCTCGCGGAAACGGTCTGGGACCTGGTCGCACCACGCCTGCGGCCCGTGCCCACGGAGAATTCCGGGGAATCCCCCGATCGTCCGGAATTCACCGCCTCGGCGGAGTGA
- a CDS encoding integration host factor codes for MALPPLTPEQRAAALEKAAAARRERAEVKNRLKHSGASLHEVIKTGQENDVIGKMKVSALLESLPGVGKVRAKQIMERLGISESRRVRGLGSNQIASLEREFGSTGA; via the coding sequence GTGGCTCTTCCGCCCCTTACCCCTGAACAGCGCGCAGCCGCGCTCGAAAAGGCCGCCGCGGCTCGCCGGGAGCGGGCCGAGGTCAAGAATCGACTCAAGCACTCCGGCGCCTCCCTCCACGAGGTGATCAAGACCGGCCAGGAGAACGACGTCATCGGCAAGATGAAGGTCTCCGCGCTGCTGGAGTCGCTCCCGGGCGTGGGCAAGGTCCGCGCCAAGCAGATCATGGAGCGGCTCGGCATCTCCGAGAGCCGCCGTGTGCGCGGGCTCGGTTCCAACCAGATCGCCTCCCTGGAGCGCGAGTTCGGCAGCACCGGCGCCTGA
- the gmk gene encoding guanylate kinase translates to MAAEVRPRLTVLSGPSGVGKSTVVAHMRKVHPEVWLSVSATTRKPRPGEKHGVQYFFVTDDEFDKLVANGELLEWAEFAGNRYGTPRAAVLERLEAGEPVLLEIDLQGARQVKESMPDSQLVFLAPPSWDELVRRLTGRGTESPEVIERRLEAAKIELAAETEFDTTLVNTSVEDVARELLALMKVV, encoded by the coding sequence ATGGCAGCAGAGGTACGTCCGCGGCTGACCGTGCTCTCCGGCCCCTCCGGGGTGGGCAAGAGCACGGTCGTCGCTCATATGCGCAAGGTCCACCCCGAGGTCTGGCTCTCGGTGTCGGCCACGACACGAAAGCCGCGACCCGGCGAGAAGCACGGCGTCCAGTACTTCTTCGTCACGGACGACGAATTCGACAAGCTGGTCGCCAACGGGGAACTCCTCGAGTGGGCCGAGTTCGCGGGCAACCGCTACGGCACGCCGCGTGCGGCGGTCCTGGAGCGCCTGGAGGCCGGCGAGCCGGTCCTCCTGGAGATCGACCTCCAGGGCGCCCGGCAGGTCAAGGAGTCCATGCCGGACTCGCAGCTGGTCTTCCTGGCCCCGCCGAGCTGGGACGAGCTGGTCCGCCGGCTCACCGGCCGCGGCACCGAGTCGCCCGAGGTCATCGAGCGCCGGCTGGAGGCCGCCAAGATCGAACTGGCCGCCGAGACGGAGTTCGACACCACCCTGGTCAACACCTCCGTCGAGGACGTGGCGCGTGAGCTGCTAGCCTTGATGAAAGTTGTTTGA
- the fmt gene encoding methionyl-tRNA formyltransferase: MKLVFAGTPEVAVPALDALLASGRHEVAAVVTRPDAPAGRGRRLVASPVAQRAEEAGIEVLKPARPRDEAFLARLREIAPDCCPVVAYGALLPKVALDIPARGWVNLHFSLLPAWRGAAPVQHAVMAGDEVTGASTFQIEEGLDSGPVYGVITEDVRPTDTSGDLLTRLAFAGAGLLAATMDGIEDGSLKAVPQPAEGVTLAPKIQVEDAHVDWKAPALRVDRVVRGCTPAPGAWTVFRGERLKLIQAALVPDRTDLTPGELAAGKNNVYVGTGSYAVELLWVQPQGKKPMRAADWARGVRIAAGEAVGA, encoded by the coding sequence GTGAAGCTGGTCTTCGCAGGCACCCCCGAGGTCGCCGTACCCGCCCTGGACGCCCTGCTCGCCTCCGGTCGGCACGAGGTGGCCGCCGTCGTCACCCGCCCCGACGCCCCCGCGGGCCGGGGCCGGCGCCTGGTCGCGAGCCCGGTCGCCCAGCGTGCGGAGGAGGCCGGGATCGAGGTGCTCAAGCCGGCGCGGCCGCGTGACGAGGCGTTCCTCGCGCGGCTCCGCGAGATCGCCCCCGACTGCTGCCCGGTCGTGGCCTACGGCGCGCTGCTGCCCAAGGTCGCCCTCGACATCCCGGCCCGCGGCTGGGTCAACCTCCATTTCTCGCTGCTGCCTGCCTGGCGCGGCGCCGCTCCGGTGCAGCACGCCGTGATGGCGGGCGACGAGGTCACGGGCGCGTCGACGTTCCAGATCGAGGAAGGGCTCGACTCCGGTCCGGTCTACGGCGTGATCACCGAGGACGTCCGCCCCACCGACACCAGCGGCGACCTGCTGACCCGGCTCGCCTTCGCCGGCGCCGGGCTGCTCGCCGCCACGATGGACGGCATCGAGGACGGCAGCCTGAAGGCCGTCCCGCAGCCTGCCGAGGGTGTCACGCTGGCCCCCAAGATCCAGGTCGAGGACGCCCACGTGGACTGGAAGGCCCCGGCGCTGCGCGTGGACCGCGTCGTGCGCGGCTGCACGCCCGCCCCGGGCGCCTGGACGGTCTTCCGCGGCGAGCGCCTCAAGCTGATCCAGGCGGCGCTCGTCCCGGACCGTACCGATCTGACGCCCGGCGAGCTCGCGGCCGGCAAGAACAACGTGTACGTCGGCACCGGCTCGTACGCCGTGGAGCTGCTCTGGGTCCAGCCCCAGGGCAAGAAGCCCATGCGGGCGGCGGACTGGGCCCGTGGGGTCCGTATCGCCGCAGGCGAAGCAGTCGGCGCGTAA
- the rpe gene encoding ribulose-phosphate 3-epimerase, with protein MAQINPSILSADFARLAEEAKAVEGADWLHVDVMDNHFVPNLTLGVPIVESLSRATGTPLDCHLMIEDPDRWAPQYVEAGAGSVTFHVEAAAAPVRLAREIRAKGARASMALKPATPIEPYEDLLPELDMLLIMTVEPGFGGQAFLDIMLPKIRRTRELISKHGLELWLQVDGGVAESTIERCAEAGADVFVAGSAVYGAADPAEAVRSLRAKAESTIASAAWACGH; from the coding sequence ATGGCGCAGATCAACCCGAGCATCCTGTCCGCAGACTTCGCCCGCCTCGCCGAGGAGGCGAAGGCCGTCGAGGGTGCCGACTGGCTGCATGTCGATGTCATGGACAACCACTTCGTGCCCAATCTGACGCTCGGCGTGCCGATCGTCGAGTCGCTCAGTCGCGCGACGGGCACCCCGCTGGACTGCCACCTCATGATCGAGGACCCCGACCGCTGGGCCCCGCAGTACGTGGAGGCAGGTGCCGGGTCCGTCACCTTCCACGTGGAGGCGGCGGCCGCGCCCGTGCGGCTCGCGCGGGAGATCCGGGCGAAGGGCGCGCGGGCGTCGATGGCTCTGAAGCCCGCGACGCCCATCGAGCCGTACGAGGACCTGCTCCCCGAGCTCGACATGCTGCTGATCATGACCGTCGAGCCCGGCTTCGGCGGGCAGGCCTTCCTCGACATCATGCTTCCCAAGATCCGTCGTACCCGTGAGCTGATCTCCAAGCACGGCCTGGAGCTGTGGCTGCAGGTCGACGGCGGGGTCGCCGAATCCACCATCGAGCGCTGCGCCGAGGCCGGTGCGGACGTCTTCGTCGCCGGCTCGGCGGTCTACGGCGCCGCCGACCCGGCCGAGGCGGTCCGCTCGCTCCGTGCGAAGGCCGAATCCACGATCGCCTCGGCGGCGTGGGCGTGTGGCCACTGA
- the metK gene encoding methionine adenosyltransferase, translating to MSRRLFTSESVTEGHPDKIADQISDTILDALLREDPTSRVAVETLITTGLVHVAGEVTTKAWADIPTLVRNKILEIGYDSSKKGFDGASCGVSVSIGSQSPDIAQGVDTAYEKRVEGDEDELDKQGAGDQGLMFGYASDETPELMPLPIYLAHRLSRRLTEVRKNGTIPYLRPDGKTQVTIEYDGDKAVRLDTVVVSSQHASDIDLESLLSPDIREFVVEHVIKQLLEDGIKLDTEGYRLLVNPTGRFEIGGPMGDAGLTGRKIIIDTYGGMARHGGGAFSGKDPSKVDRSAAYAMRWVAKNVVAAGLASRCEVQVAYAIGKAEPVGLFVETFGTNTIETEKIENAIGEVFDLRPAAIIRDLDLLRPIYAQTAAYGHFGRELPDFTWERTDRVEALRKAAGL from the coding sequence GTGTCCCGTCGTCTGTTCACTTCGGAGTCCGTGACCGAAGGTCACCCCGACAAGATCGCTGACCAGATCAGCGACACCATTCTCGACGCGCTCCTCCGCGAGGACCCCACCTCCCGCGTCGCCGTCGAGACGCTGATCACCACCGGCCTCGTGCACGTCGCCGGTGAGGTGACCACGAAGGCGTGGGCCGACATCCCCACCCTCGTACGGAATAAGATCCTCGAGATCGGGTACGACTCCTCGAAGAAGGGCTTCGACGGCGCGTCCTGCGGCGTCTCGGTCTCCATCGGGTCGCAGTCCCCGGACATTGCGCAGGGCGTCGACACGGCGTACGAGAAGCGCGTCGAGGGCGACGAGGACGAGCTGGACAAGCAGGGCGCCGGCGACCAGGGCCTGATGTTCGGCTACGCGTCGGACGAGACCCCCGAGCTGATGCCGCTCCCGATCTACCTCGCGCACCGGCTCTCCCGCCGGCTGACCGAGGTCCGCAAGAACGGGACCATCCCGTACCTGCGCCCCGACGGCAAGACCCAGGTCACCATCGAGTACGACGGCGACAAGGCCGTCCGCCTCGACACGGTCGTGGTCTCCTCGCAGCACGCCTCCGACATCGACCTCGAGTCGCTGCTCTCGCCCGACATCCGTGAGTTCGTCGTCGAGCACGTCATCAAGCAGCTCCTGGAAGACGGCATCAAGCTCGACACCGAGGGCTACCGCCTGCTGGTCAACCCGACCGGACGCTTCGAGATCGGCGGCCCGATGGGCGACGCCGGCCTCACCGGCCGCAAGATCATCATCGACACCTACGGCGGCATGGCCCGCCACGGCGGCGGCGCCTTCTCCGGCAAGGACCCGTCCAAGGTCGACCGCTCGGCCGCCTACGCCATGCGCTGGGTCGCCAAGAACGTCGTGGCCGCCGGCCTCGCCTCGCGCTGCGAGGTCCAGGTCGCGTACGCGATCGGCAAGGCGGAGCCCGTGGGCCTCTTCGTCGAGACCTTCGGCACCAACACGATCGAGACCGAGAAGATCGAGAACGCCATCGGTGAGGTTTTCGACCTCCGCCCGGCCGCGATCATCCGCGACCTCGACCTGCTCCGCCCGATCTACGCCCAGACCGCGGCGTACGGCCACTTCGGCCGCGAGCTCCCCGACTTCACCTGGGAGCGCACGGACCGCGTGGAGGCCCTGCGCAAGGCCGCGGGCCTGTAG
- a CDS encoding primosomal protein N' produces MSSENETPEGAAGESHEQLALIRESVRKAKVPRAKPRTWRGAALAKELPVARVVVNKGVLHLDQFFDYAVPEELDAVAQPGVRVRVRFGAGAHQVRDGRREGGRLIDGFLIERRAESDYKGALAALADVVSPEPVLSAELLGLSRAVADRYAGSLADVLQLAIPPRSARAEGKPSPEPLPPPAAPEAGTWARYERGAAFLDALARGGAPRAAWNALPGPYWAEELARAVGATLASGRGALVVVPDGRAAARVDAALTALLGPGRHALLTAETGPEKRYAQWLAVRRGSVRAVVGTRAAMFAPVRDLGLVAIWDDGDGSHSEPHAPQPHARDVLLLRAAHDKCAFLLGSTSCTVEAAQLVESGWAAPLIAGRDQVRAAAPLVRTVGDTDLARDEAARAARLPSLAWQAVREGLKTGPVLVQVPRRGYVPRLACERCRTPARCRHCAGPLEAPEQQELRCGWCGRGAPDWHCVECGATRLRAQVVGARRTAEELGRAFPAVPVRTSGRDHVLDTVPGRPALVVSTPGAEPVAEGGYAAALLLDGWAMLGRPDLRAGEEALRRWIDAASLVRGQGEGGTVVVVAEPTLRPVQALVRWDPVGHAQRELAERAELGFPPVSRMAAVSGPPEAVVSFLGAAELPGDAEVLGPVPLPVVRAGGPRRPGDTPPGEQWERALVRVPPGNGAALAAALKKAQAGRLARGGGEPVRVRVDPPDIG; encoded by the coding sequence GTGAGCAGCGAGAACGAGACGCCCGAGGGTGCGGCCGGTGAGTCGCACGAGCAGCTCGCGCTCATTCGGGAGTCCGTGCGGAAGGCGAAGGTGCCGCGGGCCAAGCCGCGGACGTGGCGGGGAGCCGCGTTGGCCAAGGAGCTGCCCGTCGCGCGGGTGGTGGTCAACAAGGGGGTGCTGCACCTCGACCAGTTCTTCGACTACGCCGTGCCCGAGGAGCTGGACGCCGTCGCGCAGCCCGGAGTGCGGGTGAGGGTGCGGTTCGGGGCCGGGGCACACCAGGTCAGGGACGGGCGGCGCGAGGGCGGGCGGCTGATCGACGGCTTCCTGATCGAGCGACGGGCCGAGTCCGACTACAAGGGCGCGCTGGCCGCGCTCGCCGATGTCGTGTCGCCCGAGCCGGTGCTGAGCGCAGAGCTCCTGGGGCTCTCGCGGGCCGTCGCCGACCGGTACGCGGGGAGCCTCGCGGACGTGCTCCAGCTGGCGATCCCGCCCCGCAGCGCCCGCGCGGAGGGCAAGCCGTCCCCGGAGCCACTGCCGCCGCCCGCCGCGCCCGAGGCGGGCACCTGGGCGCGGTACGAGCGCGGGGCGGCCTTCCTGGACGCCCTGGCCCGGGGCGGGGCCCCGCGGGCGGCCTGGAACGCGCTGCCGGGGCCGTACTGGGCCGAAGAGCTGGCCCGCGCCGTGGGCGCGACGCTCGCCTCCGGGCGGGGTGCGCTCGTCGTCGTACCCGACGGACGGGCCGCCGCGCGCGTGGACGCCGCGCTGACGGCGCTCCTGGGGCCGGGACGGCACGCGCTGCTCACGGCCGAGACCGGACCGGAGAAGCGGTACGCGCAATGGCTCGCGGTACGGCGGGGCTCCGTGCGCGCGGTCGTCGGCACCCGGGCGGCGATGTTCGCGCCCGTACGGGACCTCGGGCTCGTCGCCATCTGGGACGACGGGGACGGCAGCCACAGCGAGCCGCACGCGCCGCAGCCCCACGCGCGTGACGTGTTGCTGCTGCGCGCCGCCCACGACAAGTGCGCCTTCCTGCTCGGTTCGACCAGCTGCACGGTCGAGGCCGCGCAGCTCGTCGAGTCCGGCTGGGCCGCACCGCTGATCGCCGGCCGCGACCAGGTGCGGGCGGCCGCCCCGCTCGTACGGACCGTGGGCGACACCGATCTCGCCCGCGACGAGGCCGCGCGCGCCGCGCGGCTGCCGTCGCTGGCCTGGCAGGCGGTACGGGAGGGCCTGAAGACCGGTCCGGTGCTCGTCCAGGTCCCGCGCCGGGGCTACGTGCCGAGGCTGGCGTGCGAGCGCTGCCGGACCCCCGCGCGCTGCCGGCACTGTGCCGGGCCTCTGGAGGCGCCCGAGCAGCAGGAACTGCGGTGCGGCTGGTGCGGGCGGGGAGCACCGGACTGGCACTGCGTGGAGTGCGGTGCGACACGGCTGCGGGCCCAGGTCGTGGGCGCGCGGCGGACGGCGGAGGAGCTGGGGCGGGCGTTCCCTGCGGTGCCGGTACGGACGTCGGGGCGGGACCACGTCCTGGACACCGTGCCCGGGCGGCCCGCGCTGGTGGTGTCCACGCCGGGCGCGGAGCCGGTCGCCGAGGGCGGCTACGCGGCCGCGCTGCTCCTCGACGGCTGGGCGATGCTCGGCCGGCCCGACCTGCGGGCGGGAGAAGAGGCGCTACGGCGCTGGATCGACGCGGCCTCGCTGGTGCGCGGGCAGGGTGAGGGCGGCACGGTGGTGGTGGTCGCGGAACCCACGCTGCGGCCGGTGCAGGCGCTGGTGCGGTGGGACCCGGTCGGCCACGCCCAGCGCGAGCTGGCGGAGCGGGCCGAGCTGGGCTTCCCGCCGGTCTCCCGGATGGCGGCGGTGTCCGGCCCGCCGGAGGCGGTCGTGTCGTTCCTCGGGGCGGCCGAACTGCCGGGCGACGCCGAGGTGTTGGGCCCGGTCCCGCTCCCGGTCGTCCGCGCGGGCGGCCCGCGCCGACCGGGGGACACCCCGCCGGGGGAGCAGTGGGAACGCGCCCTGGTCCGCGTCCCGCCGGGCAACGGGGCGGCGCTGGCGGCGGCACTGAAGAAGGCGCAGGCGGGGCGGTTGGCACGGGGTGGGGGTGAACCGGTACGGGTCCGGGTGGACCCTCCGGACATCGGCTGA
- the pyrF gene encoding orotidine-5'-phosphate decarboxylase produces MTLSFGTRLRSAMDERGPLCVGIDPHAALLDSWGLGDDIAGLERFTFTVVEALAETVAVFKPQSAFFERFGSRGVAVLERAVAELRAAGGLVVMDAKRGDIGSTMAAYAETFLRKDSPLFSDALTVSPYLGYGSLRPAVDLARESGAGLFVLALTSNPEGAEVQRAVREDGRTVGATMLAHLAEENAGETPMGSFGAVVGATLGDLSSFDLDINGPLLAPGIGAQGATPADLPAVFGAAVRNVVPNVSRGVLKHGPDVAALRASAEQYATEIREAVAS; encoded by the coding sequence GTGACTCTCTCCTTCGGCACCCGCCTGCGCTCCGCCATGGACGAGCGGGGCCCGCTCTGTGTGGGCATCGACCCGCACGCCGCCCTGCTGGACTCCTGGGGTCTCGGCGACGACATCGCGGGCCTGGAGCGCTTCACGTTCACCGTCGTCGAGGCGCTCGCGGAGACCGTGGCCGTCTTCAAGCCGCAGTCCGCGTTCTTCGAACGCTTCGGCTCGCGCGGCGTCGCCGTCCTGGAGCGGGCCGTCGCCGAGCTGCGGGCCGCGGGCGGCCTGGTCGTGATGGACGCCAAGCGCGGCGACATCGGCTCCACGATGGCCGCCTACGCCGAGACCTTCCTCCGGAAGGACTCCCCGCTCTTCTCGGACGCCCTCACGGTCTCCCCGTACCTCGGCTACGGCTCGCTGAGGCCGGCCGTCGACCTGGCGAGGGAGTCCGGCGCGGGCCTCTTCGTCCTGGCCCTCACCTCCAACCCGGAGGGCGCGGAGGTCCAGCGGGCGGTGCGCGAGGACGGCCGTACGGTCGGCGCGACCATGCTCGCCCACCTCGCGGAGGAGAACGCGGGGGAGACCCCGATGGGCTCCTTCGGCGCGGTCGTCGGCGCGACGCTCGGCGACCTGTCCTCCTTCGACCTGGACATCAACGGCCCGCTCCTGGCCCCCGGCATCGGCGCCCAGGGTGCCACCCCGGCCGATCTCCCGGCCGTCTTCGGCGCGGCGGTCCGCAACGTGGTCCCGAACGTCAGCCGGGGCGTCCTGAAGCACGGCCCGGACGTCGCCGCCCTGCGGGCCTCCGCCGAGCAGTACGCGACCGAAATCCGCGAGGCCGTCGCCTCCTGA
- a CDS encoding transcription antitermination factor NusB codes for MSEQANRRPPKPYRRPKKDPVRILAFEALRAVDERDAYANLVLPPLLKKAREKGDFDGRDAALATELVYGTLRRQGTYDAIVSACIDRPLREVDPPVLDVLSLGAHQLLGTRIPSHAAVSASVELARVVLGDGRAKFVNAVLRKIARNDLDTWVAQVAPPYEDDAEDHLAVVHSHPRWVVSALWDALGGGRAGIEDLLEADNERPEVTLVARPGRATTEELTGEDTLPGRWSPYAVRLAEGGEPGAIEAVKEGRAGVQDEGSQLVAIALANAPLEGRDERWLDGCAGPGGKAALLGALAAQRGASLLASEKQPHRARLVERALAGNPGPYQVIAADGTRPPWRPGSFDRVLMDVPCSGLGALRRRPEARWRRRPEDMDGFAPLQRGLLREALSAVRVGGVVGYATCSPHLAETRVVVEDVLKGRGGPAVEAEWIDVRPLMQGVPGLGDGPDVQLWPHLHGTDAMYLALLRRTA; via the coding sequence TTGAGCGAGCAGGCCAATCGCCGTCCCCCCAAGCCGTACCGGCGCCCCAAGAAGGATCCCGTCAGGATCCTGGCCTTCGAGGCGCTCAGGGCGGTCGACGAGCGGGACGCGTACGCGAATCTCGTGCTGCCGCCGCTCCTCAAGAAGGCCCGGGAGAAGGGCGACTTCGACGGGCGCGACGCGGCGCTCGCGACCGAGCTGGTCTACGGGACGCTGCGGCGCCAGGGGACGTACGACGCGATCGTCTCGGCGTGCATCGACCGGCCGCTGCGGGAGGTCGATCCGCCGGTGCTCGACGTGCTGTCGCTCGGTGCGCACCAGCTGCTCGGTACGCGCATTCCGAGCCACGCCGCCGTCTCGGCGAGCGTGGAGCTGGCGCGGGTGGTGCTCGGGGACGGGCGGGCCAAGTTCGTGAACGCCGTTCTGCGGAAGATCGCGCGGAACGACCTCGACACCTGGGTCGCGCAGGTCGCCCCGCCGTACGAGGACGACGCCGAGGACCATCTCGCGGTCGTCCACTCGCACCCCCGCTGGGTCGTCTCCGCGCTGTGGGACGCCCTCGGCGGCGGGCGGGCCGGCATCGAGGACCTGCTGGAGGCCGACAACGAGCGGCCCGAGGTCACGCTGGTGGCCCGGCCGGGGCGCGCCACCACCGAGGAGCTCACCGGCGAGGACACGCTGCCCGGCCGCTGGTCTCCGTACGCGGTCCGGCTGGCCGAGGGCGGCGAGCCCGGCGCCATCGAGGCCGTGAAGGAGGGGCGGGCGGGCGTCCAGGACGAGGGCAGCCAGCTGGTCGCCATCGCGCTGGCCAACGCGCCCCTGGAAGGGCGGGACGAGCGCTGGCTCGACGGCTGCGCGGGCCCCGGTGGCAAGGCCGCGCTGCTCGGCGCCCTTGCCGCGCAGCGAGGCGCCTCCCTGCTCGCCTCCGAGAAGCAGCCCCACCGCGCCCGCCTCGTCGAGCGCGCGCTGGCCGGCAACCCCGGCCCGTACCAGGTCATCGCCGCCGACGGCACGCGCCCGCCGTGGCGTCCGGGTTCCTTCGACCGGGTCCTCATGGACGTCCCCTGCTCCGGTCTCGGCGCGCTGCGCCGCCGCCCCGAGGCCCGCTGGCGTCGCCGCCCGGAGGACATGGACGGCTTCGCCCCTCTCCAGCGCGGTCTGCTGCGCGAGGCGCTGTCGGCGGTCCGCGTCGGGGGAGTCGTCGGGTACGCGACCTGCTCGCCGCACCTGGCGGAGACCCGCGTGGTCGTCGAGGACGTCCTCAAGGGCCGCGGCGGCCCGGCCGTCGAGGCGGAGTGGATCGACGTCCGCCCGCTGATGCAGGGCGTTCCCGGGCTCGGCGACGGCCCGGACGTCCAGCTGTGGCCGCACCTCCACGGCACGGACGCGATGTACCTGGCGCTGCTCCGCCGTACGGCCTGA
- the rpoZ gene encoding DNA-directed RNA polymerase subunit omega: MSSSITAPEGIINPPIDELLEATDSKYSLVIYAAKRARQINAYYSQLGEGLLEYVGPLVDTHVHEKPLSIALREINAGLLTSEAIEGPAQ, translated from the coding sequence GTGTCCTCTTCCATCACCGCGCCCGAGGGCATCATCAACCCGCCGATCGACGAGCTGCTCGAGGCCACCGACTCGAAGTACAGCCTCGTGATCTACGCGGCCAAGCGCGCGCGTCAGATCAACGCGTACTACTCGCAGCTCGGCGAGGGCCTGCTCGAGTACGTCGGTCCGCTCGTCGACACCCACGTCCACGAGAAGCCGCTCTCGATCGCCCTGCGCGAGATCAACGCGGGTCTGCTGACCTCCGAGGCCATCGAGGGCCCGGCGCAGTAA